The Lycium barbarum isolate Lr01 chromosome 12, ASM1917538v2, whole genome shotgun sequence genome includes a region encoding these proteins:
- the LOC132622294 gene encoding uncharacterized protein LOC132622294, translating into MMKGLQFSENSSENSPSLSMRVSVEQPLTLENSNDNKSSSGVRPYVRSRMPRLKWTHDLHRSFVHAVERLGGADRATPKMVLQLMDVKGLTIAQVKSHLQMYRSMKHEQMMQEAANAGKKNRMEGSDQMNYLHGNYHHYYNSKAFFDGNPNLTLNSNYAELASRPTILPPPWKQMQEMRENYNNITRLELGRSNSCTMFKDFFNGCSVQERNGNKGVQQYGSSWLNKSAATIINLEEEEASGSTMSLEPSSSLDHVNNTISLELTLGNRS; encoded by the exons TCCATGAGAGTTAGTGTGGAGCAGCCATTAACATTAGAAAACAGCAATGATAATAAATCATCATCAGGGGTAAGACCATATGTTAGATCAAGAATGCCGAGGCTGAAATGGACGCATGATCTTCACCGCAGCTTTGTACATGCTGTTGAAAGACTTGGTGGAGCAGATC GAGCAACTCCAAAGATGGTGCTACAACTGATGGATGTGAAGGGCCTGACCATAGCTCAAGTTAAGAGTCACCTTCAG ATGTACCGAAGCATGAAGCACGAACAGATGATGCAAG AAGCTGCAAATGCGGGCAAGAAGAATAGAATGGAAGGCTCAGATCAAATGAATTATCTCCATGGGAACTATCATCATTACTATAATAGCAAAGCATTCTTTGATGGCAATCCTAATTTGACATTAAACAGTAACTATGCGGAACTTGCCTCCAGGCCTACTATTTTGCCTCCTCCATG GAAACAGATGCAAGAGATGAGGGAAAATTACAATAATATCACAAGGTTGGAATTAGGAAGGTCCAACTCTTGCACCATGTTCAAGGATTTCTTCAATGGCTGCAGTGTTCAA GAACGGAATGGGAATAAAGGGGTACAACAATATGGTAGCAGTTGGTTAAACAAGAGTGCAGCTACAATTATCAATCTTGAAGAAGAGGAAGCCTCTGGAAGCACCATGTCCTTAGAGCCATCTTCCAGTTTAGATCATGTGAATAATACTATCTCTCTTGAGCTCACCCTTGGAAATAGATCCTAA